The DNA region GAAATCCAAATAATTGTCTGTAGACATTCCCTGGCCATCTTTAGTCATCTCCTCACAATCAGCTTCATGACTTACCCCTTAGAAATGCAtgctgacttttttttaaataggACAATACTATGTGCAATTTCTCAACCCACAGAAATGGCTCCTGCATCAAGCGATCTTTGCGAGAACATCCAAATCAGCCTCACAGCCTTATCATCTCTGGGCATTTATGGTTGTGATCATTTTAATTCCAGTGACTTTATTTAATATCTTATGCCTCAGACTGCTTAATGCTTAGACTGTCCCATCCTGAACGCCTCAGAAGTTGCCTTTGATCTCTTGTCAACCTGTATTCTGTAATCTGCGTCCTTCCATAGTCCTGAGACCATTTACAATTAAAGTATAATCACTTGGACTTTTCATTATTCAAACCAATCAGTTCACACTTGCTAATACCAGTCCTGTTGTCACTACATAACCCATTgtcgaaacgtgtggcgctggaaaagcacagcacggcaggcagcatccgaggtgcaggagagtcgacgtttcgggcattgaTTCCTCAGATCAgtacttatgcccgaaacgtcgcgtttcttgctcctcggatgctgcctgcccggctgtgcttttccactccGACCTCTCCATCATCTGTAGTCCGCACTGCCTCTTAGTTGCTGAAAAGTATTTAGGGCATCTTCTGAATAATCCTTTACAGTTCCTTCAAAAAAAATTGGATTTCCATCTGCGAATCTTTCGAAACCTTTCCCGTTCTGAACTCCAATTACTTCACTCACCTTTCAAAATCCGCTTATAATTGAACCTCTGCTGAATGCTCCTTAATGGAAAGTTTTACAATGAGTGCGCAAAGGGAGTGAATTTAAGACACGCTTCTGCAGCAAAAATGGTGCAAGCACGTTAACCACGGCAGATTGGGAGGGTCAATCGAGTTCAAACCCTTTGAAGGAATCAACTTTGACAACTGAATTATTATAAATGTCTAACAGCTGGAGTCTGCGAGAAACGACAGTGGTTATTCATTTCCCACTTTGATTGTTTTGCAGGCGGAGATAAGTTAATATTGATCTTAATCCACGTGGGCAGATTGTATTCTGACCAACGTTGCCCTGTTTATTGAGAGTTTTGTACCGTGGTTCTCCAGCCGCAGGATGGGTACATCGCTTAGAAGTGGcgacttgtgtttttttttgccaatttGGTTAAGAGACTTAAATCACCAGCAACACAGTATCGAACAATGCTTTATTGTTTGCAAGTAAATCGAGTACACTTTAATACTGATACAGTTCACATCAATCTAAATCCTCATGTTACAAGAACGGACACGAATACAGTGCAGCACCTTGTATTTgcaaagcgctctgctcggacaTGGTGATTTGTTTTCGCACAGGCCGATTAGCATTGCGGTATCCCGAAGGCAGCCGGTAAAACAAAAACAACTTGCTCCAATCCAAACGGAGAGCAACGACTTCATAAACAACCtggcaaaaaaaacacaaaagaacAGTCACTATCAGTGTCGACCCTCCCCAGACCCCGCAATGGATAAGACAATGCAACTTTGTCACCGACTTCAAGCTAAGACGTCAACATTAGCTCCTActtccaagttaaaaatcacaccacaccaggttatagaccgacaggtttaattggaagcactagctttcggagcgctgctccttcatctggtggtcACTCCTTGTTGCTAATTCGTTCTTGGGATGTAGACGAGTGTTAACCTCAGTCTAAGGTCTGAGGTCTTTCTGCAGAAGCTAACTAACCGTTCAGGTATCGGACCATCCCTGAGCTTCAAAAGCATGTTCATGGAGTCCTGTACACTTTGGTTTGCTGGATAGAATCATACACCAATATTTGTTTCTCCATATGCTTCTGTGTTGCACCGGACTACTCCAGTGACGGGGTACGTTTTTATGAACAAAGTATATTttagaaattaaaaaaaagttaaccTGCATTGCCTGAAGCTATGAAAGGTTGTCCATATTTGTGGAGAAATGTGCACGTTAGCCCATACAGATTACTGCTGGACTAGTTGAGCATTTCTAAATCTGAGTTGTGATAACTTTTGAGAACCACAAGATCAGCCACTGATCCCTGTGTGCCATTTACCTGAGAGAAGCCGGGGGATGGGAGTCCAGCCGCCCGTGTTGCCGATGACCTGCCCGATGGGCTGATggcgatgatgatgatgatgaaacaCAATGGGCTCGGCGGAATCGAGGAGTCTCTGATCTGTCAACTCAGGAAGTTGGCACTGCTCAGAGGGCGGCCCGCCAAGTGGCCCGAGTGGACTTCATGCGCTTGATGCTGTTGAGGTGTTTCTTGATGAGGAGCTGGAACTTGCTCTTGTCTTTCATGAAGCTGGGGTAGGGGCTGCGCTCGGCGGCGGGTCCCCAACAGCCcgagctgctgctgctgctgctgctgctggctcTCTGCTCTTCCCAGCCAGCGAGGCTGCTGACCCTAACACAGCTTCTCCTCCCCAGCACCGCGCTCCTCTCCCTGCTGCTCCTCACCTCCGCCACGTCGCCTTCAAAGAAAAGTGACTCCTTCCTCTTAATGTGCGGCACCTCTCCGAGGGCAGGGAAGCCGTAAGGGGTGGTGATTTTCTGCAGATGGGGCAGGGACATGGCAGCTCGGGTTGGGGGGTCGGAGTGGTCCCCAGCAGCCTGGCCCCCGCAGCTCGGCCTCTTCTGAAGCCGCTCCCTCGCCACATTGGGCTCGGAGCAGCTCCTCTCGGAGCTGGGCCTTTCCGGGGCTTGCAACCGGTCCGAGAGCAGCAGGTCTGGTGACGAGGCGCCTCTCTGAGCTCTCTGACCCTGCTCCCGCGGAAGGGGGATGTCCAAAGGCGGGATGAAGAACTTGGGGATACGGTCGGGAGTCACCATCATGCTGAAGATGTCTTTGGAGCTGTGGCAGCGCCGCTTCTTGTCTGCTGTGACAACTTTGGCGTTGGCATGGTTGGACCAGGGCAGTATGCTTCCTATGTTAGCTTTGAAGGAGATGTAAGAAGCCATGGAAACCATGAATGCACGGACTCCGGGTCAGCTCGGAGACAGCTGTGCTAGCGATCTGCAGGAAGCGGCTGTCTGCTGCTATTTTTAAATGATCTTTAACAGGTAACGTCACTCACTCACCCTGCGTCAGTAACATCTTTAGCCTGTCTGACTGGCGCTCCGGTTCCGACCTCTTTGCATCttgaacgcacacacacacagagcaaaacAAACAGAAACATGCTGCAGCTCCGGGGGTGCGCTGTTTGGAATAACCATTTCCTGTGGCTGCACCCTAATAGGGTGCAATGGAAGAGGGGGTTAGGGATACCAGTGTCCTGAGCGTGTCCCATCGCTCAAACATCCCATGCCACAATCGCTCCTGGTTTGGAAACGGTGTCTGGCAGTACATTGCCCATCGTGTTTTCACAGGGGAGCCCTGTAATAGCCAGGCGCCGCTGTTTGCTTCTCTAATCTGGTAACAGTCGCGAACCTGTTTCGGAACGGTCATGCTCCTCCGGATGTTATCCAATGGTTTGACTTAAAGTTTGGTTCTGATGTGCTTATTCGTCACAGCCAAACCGGCTGTGGAAAACAAAATGTACCCATaacacaatgtttaaaaaaaacactcccGCGTCATTCAATGTAAGACTTGTTTTTTTTTGACAACCAACTATTCAAACAAACTCCGTATGTCACATTCCTGTAACACTGAAGTTATCAGTCAtatgagaaaaggaaaacataTGAAAGAAATTAGAACTTGCCGGGAAAATGCATTTATAAAGATTCTTGCACGAAGTGTTTCACAACCAATGTCGTGTTTCTGATCACTTTTACCTGCCAGAGGGAACGGGTAGGTAGAATTTATCATTGAAAAGGACACATTTGACAGGACAACGACTTCGCCACATTTGATTTTGGTTTTGAACTTAAACTCTTCAACACCAGGTTCTAGAAAGCGATTACCTGAACCACAGCTGACAATCTCCAGTGATACAGAGTCCCTACAGTGCAGCAAGTGGCCATTCAGGCCATCGAGTCTGCACGGACCCTCCTAAaaaacattccacccagacctacGTACCTGACCCGATCCTATCCTCATAACACCACAGGGGATTTTCctcatggccaacccacctgacCTACACACTACAGCGCATTTTTTTAGTATAGTTATTGCACTTCAGCTGTCCAAGGCGGGAATTGGTCAcggtccctggcacagtgaggcatcagagctaaccactgagccactgtgcctcaaTGATATGTGAGCACACCCAGCATCCAATCTGCCCACAGTAAAAAGTCTCAGGCGGCAAGGACCTGCTTCTGATGATGCTGTTTGAGGGATAAACACTCCCCGGGGACCTAGGCACATCTCCTCTGTTCTTGGAAAATGTCACGGCAGTTTGTCCATCCTTCTGAGAGACCAGGAAAGGTCGCATTTTTAATTTCAAATATCCACAAGAGGGGTCCCTCTGACAATTCAACTATTACTCAGCATGCACTTGAAGATGAGTTGGGCATCATTATGGACAAACTCCAAGCTGGTCTACCTGAACGTATGTTGAATAAATTAATTTCAGCATTGAAACACCCAGACATCTGTTACATGTCCAACTTGACTAGTGGACTCTCCAGATTGCTACACCCAGAATGACAGCTCACTGTTTCAAGGtagttaaagttaaaaatcacacaacaccaggttacagtcgaacaggttgatttggaagtcCTAGCTTTTAGAGTGtttgttgtctgatttttaactttgtccaccccaccggCTCCTCCACTTCATGTTTCTATGTAGACAGACACTTGTTTTTTCCAACAGAACAATCAAGCAGGATGTATTTGTCAAAAGATAAAACTCTGACTGGAAATTTCTGAGCACTTGGGGATGGACTGGGATATGGGAAGGCCATTTAAATAATGCAGAAGACATTGGTAGAGGGTGTCTCACATCTATCTACGGCATGCAATCTTGCCAGAAATGGGGAAGCCACCAAGAGGGGGGGCTGCCTGCTGGAAGAGCAATTGAGTCACAGAAGTTGATTAGCGATCAGGACCAGCACAATCCTGTGAAAATGTAGGATAAACATGGCAATGTttgggaaccttggatgacaagacaAATTGTGTgcttagtcaaaaagaaaaaggaggcataggTAAGGTTTatgaaactgaagacagacagagcccTTGGAGAATATAACGACAGCAGGAAATAAATTAAACTAGCAGTCAGGAGGGCTAAAAGAGGTCATAAAATACActtggcaaacaggattaaggaaaatcccaaggcagTTTACAtgtatataagaagcaagagggaagctagggaaatggtAGGTTCACCCAAGGACAAAGGATGGAATTTATGGGTGGAGCTTCAGAAGTGGATGAGATCCTTAATTTGCACATGTgttcacaaaggagaaggacatggtagGTTGTGAGTCTCAGGTATGTTGGGAAGtggtatgttgatattctagaGCATGTCAGTATAAATATAGGAGGTTTTCAGTTTTTTTGCAAAACATTAAGATAGCCAAACCCCAGAGCATGGTGGAATCTATCCCAGAACACTGAGGGAGGTGaggaaggagattgctggggtCTTGTATGAAAGCTTTGAATCTTGTTTAGTCATAGGAGAGATACCAGAGGACTTGAGAACAGACATTGTTAttcttttgtttaagaagggcaacagggataatccaggaaatcatACATTGGTGAGCCTTAAATGAGTggtagagaaactattggagaagattcttagggaaaaatttattcacatttgTAAAAATATGGTATTATTAGCAATAGGCAGCATAGCCTTATCCAGCGAAGGTTGTATTTCACAAAACTGATTCAACTTTTTGAAAGAGTGACAAAATGATtaatgagggcagggtggtagacagTGTTGACAATGACTTCATCAAGGCCTTAGATAAAGTCCCTCATGGCATGCTGATACAGAAGGCAAAGTCACATTGAATCTGCAGTGATTTGGGAAGATGAATACAGAAcaggcttggtcatagaagacaaagAATAGCAATGGAAgggtatttttctgactggagatctgtggccagtggtgtttcacaaagatcagtgctgggatcctgttgtttgtaatatatgtcAATCTCTTGGATGAGAGAGTAGGTTGTctgattattaagtttgcagatgatgcagagATTGGGACATCTGTGGATAATGAAGAAAATTGCCAGAGGATACATCAGAATATAGATTGGCTGGAgacttgggtggagaaatggcagatggaatttattcCAGTCAAATGTGAGGCGAtatattttggaaggtctaatatAAGAGGGAAGAATACAACAAATGGCAGAACTCTGAGAAACATTAACatcagttccctgaaagtggcaacacaattggataaggtggtcaagcaAGCATAAGGCATGCTCGCTTTTATCAGTTGTGGTATTGAgcataaaaattggcaagtcatattGCAGCTTCAAGGACCTTAGCTAGGTCATGTTTGGaaaactgtgtacagttctggtcaccacactaccagaaggatgtagaGGCTGTAGAGAAGGTACagtaaaggtttaccaggatgttgcctggtttggagacTATTAGCCATGatgagagattggacaaacttggcatgttttcacttgaacatcggaggctgatgggtggcccgatggaagtttataaaactgTGAGAGACATGAATAGAAtagatagtcagagtctttttctcagggtaaaATGTCAGTTACTAGGGGACTTAGTTTTAAGGTAaaaaggggaaagtttaaaggaggttTGAGAGGCAagtctttttacacagaggatggttaaGTGCCAGGAATGTACTGCTGGAAGGAAGTGGTGGAAAAACACACAATAGCAATGTTTACAAGGCATTTTGACAGAAAAataaacaggcagagaatagaaggATTCGGACCACATGAAGGTAAaa from Chiloscyllium punctatum isolate Juve2018m chromosome 1, sChiPun1.3, whole genome shotgun sequence includes:
- the LOC140482507 gene encoding C2 calcium-dependent domain-containing protein 4C-like — protein: MVSMASYISFKANIGSILPWSNHANAKVVTADKKRRCHSSKDIFSMMVTPDRIPKFFIPPLDIPLPREQGQRAQRGASSPDLLLSDRLQAPERPSSERSCSEPNVARERLQKRPSCGGQAAGDHSDPPTRAAMSLPHLQKITTPYGFPALGEVPHIKRKESLFFEGDVAEVRSSRERSAVLGRRSCVRVSSLAGWEEQRASSSSSSSSSGCWGPAAERSPYPSFMKDKSKFQLLIKKHLNSIKRMKSTRATWRAAL